A window from Cryptomeria japonica chromosome 1, Sugi_1.0, whole genome shotgun sequence encodes these proteins:
- the LOC131063802 gene encoding pentatricopeptide repeat-containing protein At3g48250, chloroplastic, whose amino-acid sequence MMQLTRRLLDPKRALITFRLLNIEKHLPFIYQVSATHPFYSISNANIYTNARIINSRILQYSCSLQERWYLQRPFSSKPSKVSREETSNTAKDEDCELICQVVNQTEWSDKIETELSSLNIKLSNYIVLSVLRNLKQTPETALNFFNWASTKTEFSHTSSTYNAVIRILGQKSCIDQFWSIVAEMANEGHEIRNKTYREILGRFLDSNMVEDAVALFVLMMGSDKNKPSNLDCRIILHHLSSSGSPDIDLVYRVLETFENGNGKFNKETYDAVHRCLTMADRFDEAVGVMKTMEEAGFLPDNSTFSQLVFGLCKAGTLDEACRVLDAMKELGCTPNLKTWNILIDGHCKAGQIDQLLSYFELMVESGGSADGEVLDTLVKTLCSQNRIEDAHSFLCKMISNKGLKVSRGTFKELLQKLVSAERLQDAIKLSDLMLKQGFPAIVDPFYNLFARCGTVEGAVDFLTKVTRNIPRYLAVELYFTMLNAFCKAGKKAETQLLLSRCPRNIQRNPDLLFQFGSGDTPSAAQTTLKT is encoded by the coding sequence ATGATGCAGCTCACAAGAAGATTATTGGACCCAAAGAGGGCTTTAATCACATTTCGGTTACTCAACATCGAGAAGCATTTGCCATTCATTTATCAGGTAAGCGCAACACACCCGTTTTACTCAATTTCAAATGCAAACATTTATACAAATGCCCGAATCATCAATTCAAGGATATTACAATATTCTTGTAGTTTGCAAGAAAGATGGTACCTTCAAAGACCATTTTCATCAAAACCCTCGAAAGTTAGCAGAGAGGAAACAAGTAATACTGCTAAAGATGAGGACTGTGAATTGATTTGCCAGGTTGTAAACCAAACAGAATGGTCCGATAAAATTGAAACTGAATTGAGCTCTCTAAATATTAAGCTCTCTAATTATATTGTATTGTCTGTACTGCGAAACCTTAAACAAACCCCAGAGACAGCGTTGAATTTTTTCAACTGGGCATCCACTAAAACTGAGTTCAGTCACACGTCTAGCACTTACAATGCAGTGATTAGGATTTTAGGGCAGAAGTCATGCATTGATCAATTTTGGAGTATTGTAGCAGAAATGGCCAATGAAGGCCACGAGATTCGGAATAAAACATATCGTGAAATCCTGGGAAGGTTCCTTGATAGTAATATGGTGGAGGATGCTGTggctttgtttgttttgatgatggGTAGTGATAAAAATAAGCCTTCTAACCTGGACTGTAGGATCATTCTGCACCACCTCTCGTCGTCTGGTAGTCCTGATATTGATTTGGTTTATAGAGTAttagaaacttttgagaatggcaATGGAAAATTTAACAAGGAAACATATGATGCTGTTCATCGGTGTCTAACGATGGCTGATAGATTTGATGAGGCTGTAGGAGTTATGAAGACTATGGAGGAGGCTGGTTTTTTGCCAGATAACAGTACTTTTAGTCAACTTGTGTTTGGGCTCTGCAAGGCTGGGACCCTGGATGAGGCTTGTCGAGTCTTGGATGCGATGAAAGAGCTGGGGTGCACCCCTAATCTCAAGacatggaatattttgattgatgGGCATTGTAAGGCCGGGCAGATAGATCAACTGCTTAGTTATTTTGAGTTAATGGTGGAAAGTGGCGGCAGTGCTGACGGCGAAGTTCTGGACACTTTAGTCAAGACTCTCTGCAGTCAAAACAGAATAGAGGACGCTCACAGTTTTCTGTGTAAAATGATAAGTAATAAAGGCTTGAAGGTTTCACGGGGCACATTCAAGGAGTTGCTGCAGAAATTGGTAAGTGCAGAAAGGTTGCAAGATGCCATAAAACTCTCAGATCTAATGTTGAAGCAGGGTTTTCCAGCTATTGTAGATCCTTTCTATAATCTTTTTGCTCGGTGTGGGACAGTGGAAGGGGCTGTAGATTTCCTGACTAAGGTGACCAGAAACATTCCTCGTTATCTGGCTGTTGAATTATACTTTACAATGCTTAATGCATTTTGCAAAGCAGGGAAAAAGGCTGAAACTCAGCTTTTACTATCCAGGTGCCCTCGTAATATTCAACGGAATCCTGATCTTTTATTCCAATTTGGTTCTGGAGATACTCCTAGTGCAGCTCAGACCACTTTAAAGACATAA